A single window of Nicotiana sylvestris chromosome 3, ASM39365v2, whole genome shotgun sequence DNA harbors:
- the LOC104212287 gene encoding uncharacterized protein, whose protein sequence is MKREKLDNQFAKFLEILKQIHINIPFTDALLQMPSYAKFLKEILSSKRKLEEVSVVMLTEKCSAILQNKLPQKVGDPGSFTVPCTLGGVYFEKALCDSGASINLMPVSIFKKLDLGEIKDTSISLQFADQSTKKPKGIIENVLVRVDKFVFPLDFIVLEMKECPNEPIILGRSFLATGRAIIDVHQGQLILRVDEERVIFDMQNILRYSGDETSSSCFSIDMISYLTDEFKDDQLIPNSMERCLVKSGTTQDDDPTIRREAEILDKDSEEEEMKSEQVQSKI, encoded by the coding sequence atgaaaagagaaaagcttGACAACCAATTTGcaaaatttttggagattttaaaacaaattcacATCAATATTCCTTTTACTGATGCTTTGTTACAAATGCCTTCATATGcaaaatttttaaaggaaattttgTCGAGTAAAAGAAAATTAGAAGAAGTTTCTGTGGTAATGCTTACGGAAAAATGCAGtgctatacttcaaaataagctaccaCAAAAAGTTGGTGATCCAGGCAGTTTTACAGTTCCATGCACTTTGGGAGGAGTATATTTTGAAAAAGCACTTTGTGATTCTGGAGCTTCAATAAATTTAATGCCAGTTTCTATCTTTAAAAAGCTAGATCTTGGTGAAATAAAAGACACAAGTATTTCTCTTCAGTTTGCAGATCAAAGTACTAAGAAACCTAAGGGAATAATTGAAAATGTACTCGTAAGAGTAGATAAGTTTGTTTTCCCTTTAGATTTTATAGTACTTGAAATGAAAGAATGTCCTAATGAACCAATAATTTTAGGTAGATCATTTCTTGCTACAGGAAGAGCAATTATAGATGTTCATCAAGGACAACTAATTTTAAGAGTTGATGAAGAAAGAGTCATATTTGATATGCAAAATATACTAAGATATTCAGGAGATGAAACATCATCTTCATGTTTTTCAATTGACATGATTAGTTATCTTACAGATGAATTCAAAGATGATCAATTAATTCCAAATTCAATGGAAAGATGCTTGGTCAAATCAGGCACCACACAGGACGATGATCCCACCATCAGAAGAGAAGCTGAAATATTGGACAAAGAttcagaagaagaagagatgaaaTCTGAACAAGTTCAATCaaaaatttaa